One window from the genome of Glycine soja cultivar W05 chromosome 12, ASM419377v2, whole genome shotgun sequence encodes:
- the LOC114379388 gene encoding protein LIGHT-DEPENDENT SHORT HYPOCOTYLS 10-like, producing the protein MSSSGSHGTEGSSSNIPIEYQQQQQSPVTLSRYESQKRRDWNTFGQYLKNQRPPVPLSQCNCNHVLDFLRYLDQFGKTKVHLQGCMFYGQPEPPAPCACPLRQAWGSLDALIGRLRAAYEENGGSPETNPFASGSIRVYLREVRECQAKARGIAYKKKKKTTKENAEESSNSSIHFS; encoded by the coding sequence ATGTCCAGCAGTGGCAGTCACGGTACAGAAGGCTCATCAAGCAACATTCCCATAGAgtatcagcagcagcagcagagtCCAGTGACACTTAGCCGCTATGAGTCACAGAAGAGAAGGGACTGGAACACTTTTGGACAATACTTGAAGAACCAGAGACCCCCGGTACCTCTCTCTCAGTGCAATTGCAACCATGTGCTCGATTTCCTCCGTTATCTGGACCAGTTTGGCAAGACCAAGGTCCACCTTCAAGGGTGCATGTTCTATGGCCAGCCCGAACCCCCTGCGCCCTGCGCCTGCCCTCTTAGGCAGGCCTGGGGGAGTCTCGACGCCCTCATAGGCAGGCTCAGAGCTGCCTATGAGGAAAACGGAGGCTCCCCAGAGACTAACCCTTTTGCCAGCGGCTCAATCCGCGTCTACCTTAGGGAGGTCAGGGAGTGCCAGGCTAAGGCTAGAGGTATAGcttacaagaagaaaaagaagaccaCAAAGGAAAATGCTGAAGAATCATCAAACTCTTCCATCCACTTCTCTTGA